The following proteins are co-located in the Acinetobacter shaoyimingii genome:
- a CDS encoding ABC transporter ATP-binding protein: MTSQIAPATEALIEVKNLSFNRGDRVIYDQVNLTIRRGQITAIMGPSGTGKTTLLRLIGGQLIPDSGEVLLDGKNIAKMSRQELFSARARMGMLFQSGALFTDMSVYENVAFPIRAHTKLPEHLIAELVALKLESVGLRGAEQMMPSELSGGMNRRVALARAIALDPDLIMYDEPFAGQDPIVMGVLTRLIRSLREALDLTTIIVSHDVAETLSIADYIYVVAEGKVQGEGTPAELREHSSPFVKQFLTGSVEGPVDYQFSHQAYLSAEVRS, from the coding sequence ATGACTAGTCAAATCGCTCCCGCAACTGAAGCTCTTATAGAAGTCAAAAATTTGAGCTTTAATCGAGGAGATCGTGTGATTTATGATCAGGTGAATTTAACCATACGCCGTGGACAAATCACCGCCATAATGGGGCCATCTGGAACAGGTAAAACAACACTACTTCGACTGATTGGGGGACAATTGATCCCAGATTCTGGCGAAGTGCTTCTAGATGGAAAAAATATTGCCAAAATGTCACGTCAGGAATTATTTTCTGCCCGAGCACGCATGGGAATGCTTTTCCAAAGTGGCGCTCTATTTACAGACATGAGTGTCTATGAAAATGTCGCCTTTCCCATTCGCGCACACACTAAACTCCCAGAGCATCTTATTGCAGAACTTGTCGCTTTAAAGTTGGAATCTGTAGGTTTGCGTGGGGCAGAGCAAATGATGCCATCTGAGCTTTCTGGGGGGATGAATCGACGCGTTGCCTTAGCACGTGCCATCGCATTAGATCCTGATTTAATCATGTATGACGAGCCTTTTGCTGGCCAAGATCCTATTGTAATGGGGGTTTTGACACGCCTGATTCGTTCATTACGGGAAGCCTTGGATTTAACCACCATCATTGTGTCACATGATGTGGCAGAAACGCTTTCAATTGCAGATTACATTTATGTCGTTGCGGAAGGTAAAGTGCAAGGTGAAGGTACGCCAGCTGAGCTCCGTGAGCATTCATCTCCATTTGTAAAACAATTTCTGACAGGTTCTGTTGAAGGTCCTGTGGATTATCAATTTAGCCATCAAGCTTATTTAAGTGCTGAGGTGCGTTCATGA
- the mlaE gene encoding lipid asymmetry maintenance ABC transporter permease subunit MlaE, with amino-acid sequence MNAIALLGRRVIERVEGIGVATLMLLQILFSLPTWIGIKLFVYQMYRVGVMSLLIIVVSGLFIGAVLGLQMYSILVTFGSEAMLGAAVSLTLLRELAPVVAALLFAGRAGSALTAEIGLMKATEQLSSMEMIGVDPLKRIISPRLWAGIFSLPMLAVIFAAVGIMGGKMVGVDFLGADEGSYWSGMENAVQFFKDVFNGTIIKSFVFALLCTWIAVYQGYYCEPTSEGIATSTTRTVVYSSLCVLGSDFVLTAVMFGGV; translated from the coding sequence ATGAATGCTATCGCCTTATTGGGTAGACGCGTTATTGAACGTGTTGAGGGGATTGGTGTTGCAACACTCATGTTGCTACAAATTTTATTCTCATTGCCTACATGGATTGGTATCAAACTGTTTGTGTACCAAATGTACCGTGTTGGTGTGATGTCACTACTGATTATTGTGGTTTCTGGTCTCTTTATTGGTGCGGTACTCGGTTTACAGATGTATAGCATTTTAGTGACTTTTGGTAGTGAGGCCATGTTGGGTGCAGCTGTTTCACTCACGCTATTAAGAGAGTTAGCCCCTGTTGTTGCAGCGCTTTTATTTGCTGGGCGGGCAGGGTCTGCTTTAACAGCAGAAATTGGTTTAATGAAAGCCACCGAGCAACTGTCCAGTATGGAAATGATCGGGGTTGATCCATTAAAACGCATTATTTCCCCAAGGCTATGGGCGGGTATTTTTAGCTTGCCAATGCTTGCCGTGATTTTTGCTGCTGTTGGTATTATGGGTGGCAAAATGGTTGGTGTCGATTTTTTAGGTGCTGACGAAGGTTCTTATTGGAGCGGCATGGAAAATGCGGTTCAATTTTTCAAAGATGTCTTTAATGGCACGATTATAAAAAGTTTTGTATTTGCTTTGCTTTGTACTTGGATTGCAGTTTATCAGGGGTACTACTGTGAGCCAACGTCAGAAGGTATTGCAACATCTACAACACGAACAGTGGTGTATTCGTCACTGTGTGTTTTAGGTTCAGATTTCGTGTTGACTGCGGTCATGTTCGGAGGTGTTTAA
- the mlaD gene encoding outer membrane lipid asymmetry maintenance protein MlaD, whose translation MKSRNSELAVGIFVILFGIALFFLAMRVSGLAGTTIQDSYQMTATFDNINGIKPRAKVAMSGVKVGQVDNITLDPITRLATVEMTLDGSLTSFNAEQMKQVQKNALEELRYSFDYENATPEKQKEMEKQLLGNMKSITNLDEDAYIMVATNGLLGEKYLKIVPGGGVNYLKRGSQISNTQSTMEIEDLITKFVTGGAGESSSNNKEKGAETESASEKSTEAEVSFVE comes from the coding sequence ATGAAATCACGTAATAGTGAGCTAGCAGTCGGTATATTTGTTATTCTATTCGGTATAGCTCTATTTTTCTTAGCTATGCGAGTGAGTGGATTAGCTGGAACAACCATTCAAGACAGTTATCAAATGACTGCAACCTTTGACAATATCAATGGTATAAAGCCACGTGCAAAAGTGGCGATGAGTGGTGTGAAAGTTGGGCAGGTGGATAACATTACCTTAGATCCGATTACACGATTGGCGACTGTTGAAATGACTTTGGATGGCAGTCTAACGTCTTTTAATGCGGAGCAAATGAAACAAGTGCAAAAGAATGCTTTAGAAGAATTGCGCTATAGTTTTGATTACGAAAATGCTACACCAGAAAAACAAAAAGAAATGGAAAAACAACTATTGGGTAACATGAAATCCATTACAAATCTCGACGAAGATGCTTATATCATGGTGGCAACCAATGGTTTACTCGGTGAAAAATATTTAAAGATTGTACCTGGTGGTGGTGTGAATTATTTGAAGCGTGGAAGTCAAATTAGCAATACCCAAAGCACAATGGAAATTGAAGATTTAATTACCAAATTTGTGACGGGTGGCGCTGGCGAAAGCTCAAGTAACAATAAAGAAAAAGGTGCAGAAACCGAGTCGGCATCGGAAAAATCAACAGAGGCAGAAGTGTCATTTGTTGAATAA
- a CDS encoding MlaC/ttg2D family ABC transporter substrate-binding protein, whose protein sequence is MNTLVKQTLTASILSALVAGSAFARPAEAPPVFVKKVADGLIKRLQADHTKLQNNPTAVKAIVREQLDPYIDSQAFTRIVMGTYANPQNSTPAQRAQFEKNFRETLIENYGSSFAKFSNQTYSVRQYKETNSANPVVTIDFNNKGEKIPVSFQLADKGSQWKIRNINVSGIDLGLQFRNQFAATVKKNGNDLNKAIANFKPDAEAAVEKKK, encoded by the coding sequence ATGAATACTTTAGTTAAACAAACACTTACGGCAAGCATATTGTCTGCACTGGTTGCAGGTTCAGCATTTGCTCGTCCTGCGGAAGCACCACCTGTATTTGTAAAAAAAGTTGCGGATGGTTTAATTAAACGTTTGCAAGCAGATCATACAAAATTACAAAACAATCCAACAGCAGTTAAAGCGATTGTTCGTGAACAACTTGATCCATATATTGATTCTCAAGCGTTTACACGTATTGTGATGGGAACATATGCAAATCCTCAAAACAGTACACCTGCTCAACGTGCTCAGTTTGAGAAAAACTTCCGTGAAACGTTGATTGAGAACTATGGAAGTTCATTTGCTAAATTTAGCAATCAAACATATTCAGTGCGTCAATACAAAGAAACCAACAGTGCTAATCCTGTGGTAACAATTGATTTTAATAACAAGGGTGAAAAAATCCCTGTTTCTTTCCAATTGGCTGATAAAGGTAGCCAATGGAAAATTCGTAATATCAACGTTTCTGGAATCGATTTAGGTCTTCAGTTCCGTAATCAGTTTGCTGCGACTGTGAAGAAAAATGGTAATGACTTAAATAAAGCCATTGCTAACTTCAAACCAGATGCTGAAGCTGCGGTAGAAAAGAAAAAATAA
- a CDS encoding STAS domain-containing protein, with protein MIRTSQQAIHVSGKIDYENAEQYYQLGLKEIQNLNQFPLVVDLSELKHGSTLALAVLVRWLRQTPDAQGLAFKAVPLKMMKIIQSCHLEHDLKLI; from the coding sequence ATGATTCGAACAAGTCAACAGGCAATACATGTTTCTGGCAAAATTGATTATGAAAATGCTGAACAGTATTATCAATTGGGCTTGAAAGAAATTCAGAATTTGAATCAATTCCCGCTAGTGGTAGATTTATCTGAACTTAAACATGGCAGTACTTTGGCTTTAGCTGTGCTGGTTCGTTGGCTACGCCAAACGCCAGATGCACAAGGTTTAGCGTTTAAAGCAGTACCATTAAAAATGATGAAGATTATCCAATCTTGTCATTTAGAACATGATTTAAAATTGATTTAA
- a CDS encoding CorA family divalent cation transporter, producing MLEAFYPTERGSLEDATINGGFDLDPELVWVDLIAPSQEEQEWVLEAYSQNLPTLKSLEDISSSARFYRDDDGILHISTYFLTKNKNYQIEGDPEETSNMLATVQTVAFILHKDRLFTLRGEKLVAFRAFRARARRNDYDIDYKDPTWILLGLLEAKLDELADILEDIHKDLETYSTEVLNVRHREQILDLDDMITRLAQKEDVLGKAQLCLIDLRRVLTFLSRPRALGSHIYDADIRELSEDVRSLVEHDAFLFQKVRFLLDTTSGFINTEQNDTIRRFSILPSMLAPPMLIASIYGMNTDVLPFAKGTTSFLIVALIIVAFFIGPLIYFRAKKWI from the coding sequence ATGCTTGAAGCCTTTTACCCCACAGAGCGCGGTAGCTTAGAAGACGCTACAATTAATGGTGGATTCGATTTAGATCCTGAACTTGTCTGGGTCGATTTGATTGCCCCATCGCAAGAAGAACAAGAATGGGTTTTGGAAGCGTATTCCCAAAATTTACCGACCTTAAAATCACTGGAAGATATCTCATCATCCGCTCGATTCTACCGTGATGATGATGGTATTTTACATATCAGCACGTATTTTTTAACGAAAAATAAGAATTATCAAATTGAAGGTGATCCTGAAGAAACGTCAAATATGTTGGCGACAGTTCAAACCGTTGCTTTCATTTTGCATAAAGATCGATTATTTACTTTACGTGGTGAAAAGCTGGTTGCATTCCGTGCCTTTCGTGCACGTGCTCGTCGTAATGATTACGACATTGATTATAAAGATCCGACTTGGATTTTACTCGGTCTGTTGGAAGCCAAACTCGACGAACTTGCGGATATCTTAGAAGATATCCACAAGGACTTAGAAACTTACTCAACCGAAGTGTTGAACGTACGCCATCGTGAACAAATTTTAGATCTTGACGACATGATTACCCGTCTTGCACAAAAAGAAGATGTTCTCGGAAAGGCTCAACTGTGCTTAATCGATTTACGCCGTGTACTGACTTTTCTATCACGTCCACGTGCTCTAGGCAGTCATATTTATGATGCAGATATTCGTGAATTGAGTGAAGACGTTCGCTCACTGGTCGAGCATGATGCCTTCCTTTTCCAAAAAGTACGATTCTTACTGGATACCACATCTGGATTTATTAACACTGAACAGAACGATACGATTCGTCGATTCTCCATCTTACCAAGTATGCTGGCACCTCCAATGTTGATTGCCAGTATCTATGGCATGAACACGGATGTACTTCCCTTTGCCAAAGGCACGACGAGTTTCCTCATTGTGGCTTTAATTATTGTGGCTTTCTTTATTGGTCCACTCATTTACTTCCGTGCTAAGAAATGGATATGA